The following are encoded together in the Salvia hispanica cultivar TCC Black 2014 unplaced genomic scaffold, UniMelb_Shisp_WGS_1.0 HiC_scaffold_631, whole genome shotgun sequence genome:
- the LOC125199700 gene encoding G-type lectin S-receptor-like serine/threonine-protein kinase At4g03230: MCRSGYMAPEYAMQGLFSVKSDVYSYGVLVLEIVSGRRNGSFHEIEGPLSIVEYAWELWRKDSALELMDPMLRESCALEQLQKCIHIGLLCVENHAVDRPNIEDVLFMLKNETATLPMPKNPSFITRNSVFQQVDKATPQQSSENQVTLSQIQGR; encoded by the exons ATGTGTCGCAGCGGTTACATGGCCCCTGAGTATGCAATGCAAGGCCTATTCTCAGTCAAATCAGACGTGTATAGCTATGGAGTTTTAGTGCTAGAGATTGTGAGTGGTAGGAGAAACGGAAGCTTCCACGAGATTGAAGGCCCTTTGAGCATTGTTGAATAC GCGTGGGAGCTGTGGAGAAAAGATAGTGCACTCGAACTCATGGATCCAATGCTCAGGGAGTCATGTGCGTTAGAGCAGCTGCAGAAATGCATTCACATTGGGCTTCTGTGTGTTGAAAATCATGCAGTGGATCGACCAAACATTGAAGATGTTTTATTCATGCTCAAAAATGAGACAGCAACTCTGCCAATGCCCAAAAATCCATCATTCATCACAAGAAATAGTGTGTTCCAACAAGTTGACAAAGCTACGCCACAGCAGTCATCAGAAAATCAAGTCACACTTTCTCAGATACAAGGAAGATAG